The following coding sequences are from one Triticum aestivum cultivar Chinese Spring chromosome 5A, IWGSC CS RefSeq v2.1, whole genome shotgun sequence window:
- the LOC123103083 gene encoding U3 small nucleolar ribonucleoprotein protein MPP10: protein MAMDLDEPLAAEKGEVALQQLRRADPSVYLSPSADLAAAARAALKHFHSSLAVVSPVQPPPLPNLLAGPNFDAEQIWSQSELLSRPLLPHLHRQLRRLEHQPPAQPSATPPPSKTAEAEEGPSDEEEDGEGDESEEEEDEGGLEDTDDELESGEGEDEETEELGAKAGNGVEDRFLKMKDLEKFMEEGEELEYGGGSKGGEKKKASVNLMEDDSDEEDVDEDDGGDDEDDDDLDLEDFESDDEEGAGKSGGDIRYEDFFEESCKQQVKKRNGFTKKVHFKDELHEMEVDNIEKDDVNDGPALEDEQGLSTHEKGLLKMRNQIDIMEKASLEPSKWIMQGEVDASRRPKNSALEVDLDFEHNVRPAPVITEEVTASLEEMIKKRIAEGHFDDVEKPSTLPYKAPKQQMEMDENKSKKGLAKHYEDEFKEKTGIAPATLAISDELKNEANDLFKRICLKLDALSHFHFAPKPVIEDMSIQVNVPALAMEEVAPVAVSDAAMLAPEEVFEGKGDIKEDAELTQAERKRRRANKKRRYAESHKERPAKLRKENSSNI, encoded by the exons ATGGCCATGGATTTGGACGAGCCGCTTGCCGCGGAGAAGGGCGAGGTGGCGCTGCAGCAGCTGCGGCGCGCCGACCCGTCCGTCTACCTCTCCCCGtccgccgacctcgccgccgccgcccgggcggCTCTGAAGCACTTCCACTCCTCGCTCGCCGTCGTCTCCCCCGTGCAGCCGCCCCCGCTCCCCAACCTCCTCGCCGGCCCCAACTTCGACGCCGAGCAGATTTGGTCCCAGAGCGAGCTGCTCTcccgccccctcctcccccacctccaccgccagctccgccgcctcgagcACCAACCGCCTGCGCAGCCGTCGGCTACTCCTCCGCCGTCCAAGACCGCTGAAGCCGAGGAGGGCCCGTCagacgaggaggaggatggagagggTGACgaatcggaggaggaggaggatgagggtgGCCTGGAGGACACGGATGACGAGTTGGAATCGGGGGAGGGGGAGGATGAAGAAACGGAGGAGCTAGGGGCGAAGGCAGGGAACGGGGTGGAGGACAGGTTTCTGAAGATGAAGGACCTGGAAAAGTttatggaggagggggaggagctggagtaCGGTGGGGGTTCCAAGGGAGGAGAGAAGAAGAAGGCTAGTGTAAACTTGATGGAGGACGATAGTGATGAGGAGGATGTGGATGAAGATGACGggggtgatgatgaagatgatgacgatttGGAT TTGGAAGATTTTGAGTCTGATGATGAAGAGGGTGCGGGGAAATCCGGCGGAGATATAAG GTATGAGGATTTTTTTGAGGAAAGCTGTAAGCAACAAGTCAAGAAGAGAAATGGTTTCACAAAGAAAGTCCACTTCAAGGATGAATTGCATGAAATGGAAGTGGATAACATTGAGAAGGATGATGTAAATGATGGTCCAGCATTAGAG GATGAACAAGGTCTTTCAACTCATGAAAAGGGGCTCTTGAAGATGCGTAACCAAATAGACATAATGGAGAAAGCTAGTCTTGAACCCAGTAAATGGATCATGCAGGGAGAG GTTGATGCTTCCAGGAGGCCCAAAAATAGTGCCCTGGAAGTGGATCTTGATTTTGAGCATAATGTAAGACCTGCCCCAGTAATCACGGAGGAAGTCACAGCTTCTCTCGAGGAGATGATCAAGAAAAGAATTGCGGAG GGTCATTTTGATGATGTTGAAAAGCCTTCAACCTTGCCGTATAAAGCTCCAAAGCAGCAAATGGAGATG GATGAAAACAAGAGCAAAAAGGGTCTTGCCAAACATTATGAG GATGAGTTTAAGGAAAAAACTGGCATTGCACCTGCCACACTTGCTATTTCAGATGAACTGAAGAATGAG GCAAATGATTTATTTAAGAGGATATGCTTGAAGTTGGATGCGCTCTCTCATTTCCACTTTGCCCCAAAGCCG GTCATTGAGGATATGTCTATACAAGTTAATGTACCTGCTCTAGCAATGGAAGAG GTTGCACCTGTAGCTGTTTCAGATGCCGCAATGCTCGCTCCCGAAGAAGTTTTTGAAGGGAAAGGGGATATTAAAGAAGACGCGGAGCTTACACAAGCTGAGCGCAAAAGAAGAAGAGCCAACAAGAAGAGGAGATATGCAG AATCACACAAGGAGAGGCCAGCCAAGCTGCGGAAAGAGAACTCATCAAATATATAG